The Desulfohalovibrio reitneri genome contains a region encoding:
- the aroC gene encoding chorismate synthase yields MPGNTFGTLFRLTTYGESHGPGLGAVIDGCPAGLELSEADIQAELDKRRPGQGGVASTARKEADRVTIQSGVFEGRTTGTPIGLFIANQDQRSHDYSTIKDVYRPGHADWSYEMKYGARDYRGGGRASARETAMRVAGGAVAGRLLADHGVEVLAYTVELGSISAARTDVDGAAGRPFFSPDPEAASAWEERVREVKAAGDTLGGVVEVVARGVPPGLGEPVFDKLDARLAAALMSIGAVKAVEVGSGLEAARSLGSQNNDFIGAEGFRSNNAGGVLGGVSSGQEVVVRAAVKPIPSLGQSQATVDRDGRETEITIDGRHDISAIPRIVPVCAAMVRLALADFLLLQRRMEAECPKK; encoded by the coding sequence ATGCCCGGCAACACCTTCGGCACCCTCTTTCGGCTGACAACCTACGGCGAATCCCACGGCCCCGGCCTGGGCGCGGTCATCGACGGCTGCCCGGCCGGTCTCGAACTGAGCGAGGCGGACATCCAGGCGGAACTGGACAAGCGGCGGCCCGGCCAGGGCGGCGTGGCCTCCACCGCCCGCAAGGAGGCGGATCGGGTGACCATCCAGTCCGGCGTGTTCGAGGGCCGCACCACGGGCACGCCCATCGGCCTGTTCATCGCCAACCAGGACCAGCGCTCCCACGACTACTCCACAATCAAGGACGTGTATCGCCCGGGCCACGCTGATTGGTCATACGAAATGAAATACGGTGCGCGCGACTATCGCGGTGGCGGCCGGGCCAGCGCCCGGGAAACAGCCATGCGCGTGGCCGGAGGCGCGGTGGCCGGACGCCTGTTGGCCGACCACGGCGTGGAGGTGCTGGCCTACACCGTGGAACTGGGCTCCATCTCCGCCGCCCGGACGGACGTGGACGGCGCTGCCGGGCGGCCCTTCTTCAGCCCCGACCCCGAGGCGGCCAGCGCCTGGGAGGAGCGGGTGCGCGAGGTGAAGGCCGCGGGCGACACCCTGGGCGGCGTGGTGGAGGTGGTTGCGCGCGGCGTGCCCCCGGGCCTGGGCGAGCCGGTTTTCGACAAGCTGGACGCGCGGCTGGCCGCCGCGCTCATGTCCATCGGCGCGGTCAAGGCGGTGGAGGTGGGCTCCGGCCTGGAGGCGGCCCGCTCCCTGGGCAGCCAAAACAACGATTTCATCGGCGCGGAGGGATTCCGCTCCAACAACGCCGGGGGTGTGCTGGGCGGCGTGTCCAGCGGCCAGGAGGTGGTGGTGCGCGCGGCGGTGAAGCCCATTCCCTCGCTGGGGCAGTCGCAGGCCACGGTGGACCGCGACGGCCGCGAGACCGAGATAACCATCGACGGCCGCCACGACATTTCCGCCATCCCCCGCATCGTGCCCGTGTGCGCGGCCATGGTCCGGCTGGCCCTGGCCGATTTCCTTTTGCTGCAACGCCGCATGGAGGCGGAGTGCCCAAAGAAATAA
- a CDS encoding alpha-1,4-glucan--maltose-1-phosphate maltosyltransferase — MQDGRKRVVIENVRPRVDGGRFPAKRAVGEDVAVRADVFADGHDVVRAVVAWRPVDEAEWRDEPMERQGNDVFTARFPIERQVDHEFTVRGWIDHFASWLTGLEKKVDAGQEVTVPLADGASLVMDAAGRARESGARADADALEGFATSLASFGPDEGEEGLALASDPLLGAMMVRHHHAELVKSLGEACHVAVEPALVACSAWYELFPRSCGQGTEHGTFRDVMKQLPRVKSMGFDVLYLPPIHPIGRGFRKGANNTTTAAPGEPGSPWAIGAAEGGHDAVHPRLGSLEDFRELVGAARSEGLEVAMDIAFQCSPDHPWVEAHPEWFRHRSDGTIQYAENPPKKYQDIYPLDFETPSWRELWQALRDVFLFWAGQGVRVFRVDNPHTKPLPFWEWCLGEVKKQRPETVFLSEAFTRPKIMYRLAKAGFSQSYTYFTWRNSKQEIESYMQELVETAPRDFFRPNFWPNTPDILPEYLQYGGRPAFLIRLVLAATLSSNYGIYGPAFELCENHGLDGREEYLDSEKFEIKDWDLDRPGNLTAFITRLNAIRAKTPALRQTWNVRFLPSHNDHVVFFAKWAEGEEGRRETTLTAVSLDPHNPQTAELELPLEDLGIKEGATYMVHDLLGDDKFVWAGRTNRMAFDPRVLPARVFRLRTRLRRETDFDYFM, encoded by the coding sequence ATGCAGGATGGACGCAAGCGGGTTGTCATCGAGAACGTCCGGCCCCGTGTGGACGGAGGCCGGTTTCCGGCCAAACGGGCCGTGGGAGAGGACGTGGCCGTGCGGGCCGACGTATTCGCGGACGGACACGACGTGGTCCGGGCCGTGGTGGCCTGGCGGCCGGTGGACGAGGCCGAGTGGCGCGACGAGCCAATGGAGCGGCAGGGAAACGACGTGTTCACGGCCCGGTTTCCCATCGAGCGGCAGGTGGACCACGAGTTCACCGTGCGCGGCTGGATCGACCACTTCGCCAGCTGGTTGACGGGGCTTGAGAAGAAGGTGGACGCCGGGCAGGAAGTCACCGTGCCCCTGGCCGACGGCGCCTCCCTGGTCATGGACGCGGCCGGACGCGCCCGCGAAAGCGGAGCCAGGGCCGACGCCGACGCCCTGGAAGGCTTCGCCACTTCCCTGGCCTCCTTCGGCCCGGACGAGGGGGAGGAGGGACTGGCCCTGGCTTCCGATCCCCTGCTGGGGGCCATGATGGTCCGCCACCACCACGCCGAGCTGGTCAAATCCCTGGGAGAGGCCTGCCACGTGGCGGTGGAGCCGGCTCTGGTGGCCTGTTCCGCCTGGTACGAGCTGTTTCCCCGCTCCTGCGGGCAAGGCACGGAGCACGGCACCTTCCGCGACGTCATGAAGCAACTGCCCCGCGTCAAATCCATGGGCTTCGACGTGCTCTACCTGCCGCCCATCCACCCCATCGGCCGCGGGTTCCGCAAGGGCGCCAACAACACCACCACAGCCGCTCCGGGCGAGCCCGGCAGCCCCTGGGCCATCGGCGCGGCCGAGGGCGGACACGACGCGGTGCATCCCCGCCTTGGCAGCCTGGAAGACTTTCGGGAGCTGGTGGGCGCGGCCCGGTCCGAGGGGCTGGAGGTCGCCATGGACATCGCTTTCCAGTGCTCCCCGGACCATCCCTGGGTGGAGGCTCACCCGGAGTGGTTCCGCCACCGCTCGGACGGCACCATCCAGTACGCCGAGAACCCGCCCAAGAAATACCAGGACATCTACCCCCTGGACTTCGAGACCCCGTCCTGGCGCGAGCTGTGGCAGGCGCTGCGGGACGTCTTTCTCTTCTGGGCCGGGCAGGGCGTGCGGGTCTTTCGGGTGGATAACCCCCACACCAAGCCCCTGCCCTTCTGGGAGTGGTGCCTGGGCGAAGTGAAGAAGCAGCGGCCGGAGACGGTCTTTTTGTCCGAGGCCTTCACCCGGCCCAAGATCATGTACCGGCTGGCCAAGGCGGGCTTTTCCCAGTCCTACACCTACTTCACCTGGCGCAACTCCAAGCAGGAGATCGAATCCTACATGCAGGAGCTGGTGGAGACCGCCCCGCGCGACTTCTTCCGGCCCAACTTCTGGCCCAACACCCCGGACATACTGCCGGAGTACCTGCAGTACGGCGGCCGCCCCGCCTTCCTCATCCGGCTGGTGCTGGCGGCCACCCTGTCCTCCAACTACGGCATCTACGGCCCGGCCTTCGAGCTGTGCGAGAACCATGGCCTGGACGGCCGGGAGGAGTACCTGGACTCGGAAAAGTTCGAGATCAAGGACTGGGACCTGGACCGGCCCGGCAACCTGACCGCCTTCATCACCCGGCTCAACGCCATCCGGGCCAAAACGCCGGCCCTGCGCCAGACCTGGAACGTGCGCTTCCTGCCCTCCCACAACGACCACGTGGTCTTCTTCGCCAAGTGGGCCGAGGGCGAGGAGGGCAGGCGCGAAACCACCCTCACGGCCGTTTCCCTGGATCCGCACAACCCGCAGACCGCCGAGCTGGAGCTGCCCCTGGAGGACCTGGGCATCAAGGAGGGGGCCACCTACATGGTCCACGACCTCCTCGGCGACGACAAGTTCGTCTGGGCCGGGCGCACCAACCGCATGGCTTTCGACCCGCGCGTGCTGCCCGCCCGCGTCTTCCGACTGCGCACCCGCCTGCGCCGCGAAACCGACTTCGACTACTTCATGTAA
- a CDS encoding TIGR00730 family Rossman fold protein produces MQELKRICVFLGANPGVNSDYAEATRELGAELVRRNIGLVYGGSSVGLMGRLADTVLELGGEVTGVIPRALFDKEIGHTGLTDLRVVESMHERKAMMAELSNGFVALPGGIGTLEELFEVFTWAQLGFHHKPCGLLDVAEYYRHIGAFLDHASDQGFIKPVHRTMLLREESPAGLLDRMAAYVSPKVEKWVERPEQL; encoded by the coding sequence ATGCAAGAACTCAAGCGGATCTGCGTTTTTCTGGGGGCCAACCCCGGCGTCAACTCGGACTACGCCGAGGCCACGCGCGAACTGGGCGCGGAACTGGTGCGGCGCAACATCGGGCTGGTCTACGGCGGCTCCAGCGTGGGGCTCATGGGCAGGCTGGCGGACACCGTGCTGGAGCTGGGCGGAGAGGTCACGGGAGTCATCCCCCGCGCCCTCTTCGACAAGGAGATCGGCCACACCGGCCTGACCGACCTGCGGGTGGTGGAGTCCATGCACGAGCGCAAGGCCATGATGGCCGAGCTTTCCAACGGCTTCGTGGCCCTGCCCGGGGGCATCGGCACCCTGGAGGAGCTGTTCGAGGTGTTCACCTGGGCCCAGCTCGGCTTCCACCACAAGCCCTGCGGCCTGCTGGACGTGGCGGAGTACTACCGCCACATCGGCGCTTTCCTCGACCACGCCTCGGACCAGGGCTTCATCAAGCCCGTGCATCGCACCATGTTGCTGCGCGAGGAGAGTCCGGCCGGGCTGCTGGACCGCATGGCCGCCTACGTCTCCCCCAAGGTGGAGAAGTGGGTGGAGCGGCCGGAGCAGCTTTAG
- a CDS encoding permease, with translation MQDLNEELAKQSCPCAGDGASSPAQERASRLSPVTATLLLVAGLAAWFAIYKQLAPLAAWLTFGVAGLAEGSHLAEAVRFFLYDTPKVLLLLVLVVFGVGVLRSYFTQARARRLLAGRRESAGNVLAALLGVVTPFCSCSAVPLFMGFMTAGVPLGVTLSFLIAAPMVNEIALVMLYGLLGWKVAALYFATGIGVAVAAGWVIGRLNMENHVEDWVRHLRAGGEEADENLDWLGRLRFGLDSVRDIVGKVWKYVVIGIAAGAAIHGYVPEGFMADIMGKSAWWAVPASVLVGIPMYTNAAGIIPIVDALLGKGAALGTVLAFMMSVIALSFPEMVILRKVLKPRLIAVFITVLGCGILLVGYLFNAVI, from the coding sequence ATGCAGGATTTGAACGAAGAGTTGGCCAAGCAGAGTTGCCCGTGCGCGGGTGACGGGGCCTCGTCTCCGGCCCAGGAGCGCGCCTCCCGGCTCTCTCCCGTGACGGCCACGCTGTTGCTGGTGGCCGGGCTTGCGGCCTGGTTCGCCATCTATAAGCAGCTGGCACCGCTGGCCGCCTGGCTGACGTTCGGGGTGGCCGGACTGGCCGAAGGCAGCCATCTGGCCGAGGCGGTGCGCTTTTTCCTGTACGACACCCCCAAAGTCTTGCTTCTACTCGTGCTGGTTGTCTTCGGCGTGGGGGTGTTGCGCAGCTATTTCACCCAGGCCCGGGCGCGGCGGCTGCTGGCCGGGAGGCGGGAGAGCGCGGGCAACGTGCTGGCCGCCCTGCTCGGCGTGGTCACGCCCTTTTGCTCCTGCTCGGCGGTTCCCCTCTTCATGGGTTTCATGACCGCCGGTGTGCCCCTCGGCGTCACCCTCTCCTTCCTCATCGCCGCGCCCATGGTCAACGAGATCGCCCTGGTCATGCTCTACGGCCTGCTCGGCTGGAAGGTGGCCGCCCTCTACTTCGCCACCGGCATCGGGGTGGCCGTGGCCGCCGGATGGGTCATCGGACGGCTGAACATGGAAAACCACGTGGAGGACTGGGTCCGCCACCTGCGCGCCGGAGGCGAGGAAGCCGACGAGAACCTGGACTGGCTCGGCAGGCTCCGCTTCGGCCTGGACTCCGTGCGCGACATCGTGGGCAAAGTCTGGAAGTACGTGGTCATCGGCATCGCCGCCGGTGCGGCCATCCACGGCTACGTGCCGGAAGGCTTCATGGCCGACATCATGGGCAAGTCCGCCTGGTGGGCCGTGCCCGCCTCCGTGCTCGTCGGCATCCCCATGTACACCAACGCCGCTGGCATCATCCCCATCGTCGACGCCCTCCTCGGCAAAGGCGCCGCCCTGGGTACCGTCCTGGCCTTCATGATGAGCGTCATCGCCCTCTCCTTCCCGGAAATGGTCATCCTCCGCAAAGTCCTCAAACCCCGCCTCATCGCCGTATTCATCACCGTCCTCGGCTGCGGCATCCTTCTGGTGGGCTACCTCTTCAACGCCGTGATTTAG
- the sfsA gene encoding DNA/RNA nuclease SfsA has translation MTAFLPFPEGTTRAVFIKREKRFRVLVEFPGGERFWVHTNNSGAMLGLLRPGRKVLLSPARRPGRTLPWTLEAMETDGGWCCVNTLAPNRMLAVAWEAGALPELAGATAMKREAKTGESRLDARFEGDGGEVWVEAKNCTLQVAGEALFPDAMSARGRKHLEELMRLKRETGARVATFYLVSIPGACCLAPAWPVDAEYAEAFERALDAGVEAWPYRAEVDEAGVRLAERLPVAGR, from the coding sequence ATGACGGCATTCCTCCCTTTCCCTGAAGGCACCACACGGGCCGTTTTCATCAAGCGCGAGAAGCGGTTTCGGGTGTTGGTGGAGTTTCCGGGGGGTGAGCGGTTTTGGGTGCATACCAACAATTCCGGGGCGATGCTTGGACTGCTGCGGCCGGGCCGGAAAGTATTGCTGTCTCCGGCCAGGCGGCCGGGCCGGACGTTGCCGTGGACGTTGGAGGCCATGGAGACGGATGGTGGGTGGTGCTGCGTGAATACCCTGGCGCCCAACCGGATGTTGGCGGTGGCCTGGGAGGCGGGAGCGCTGCCGGAGTTGGCCGGGGCGACTGCCATGAAGCGGGAGGCCAAGACCGGTGAGTCGCGACTGGACGCGCGGTTTGAGGGTGACGGCGGCGAGGTGTGGGTGGAGGCCAAGAACTGCACCTTGCAGGTGGCAGGCGAGGCGTTGTTTCCGGACGCGATGTCGGCCAGGGGGCGGAAGCACTTGGAGGAGCTGATGCGGCTGAAGCGGGAGACGGGCGCGCGGGTGGCCACGTTCTATCTGGTGTCGATACCGGGGGCGTGCTGTTTGGCTCCGGCCTGGCCGGTGGACGCGGAATACGCCGAGGCGTTCGAGCGGGCGCTGGACGCGGGCGTGGAGGCGTGGCCGTACCGCGCCGAAGTGGACGAGGCGGGCGTGCGGCTGGCGGAGCGCCTGCCGGTGGCGGGCCGGTGA
- a CDS encoding class I SAM-dependent rRNA methyltransferase: MKQLILKRNEEKRLKIGHLWVFSNEVDTARSPLKEFAPGEPARVVDSQGRFIAAAYVNPGSLICARVTGRKPSQVLGPDLIRERLGQALHLRETLFDAPFYRLCFAEADYLPGLIVDRHGDHLVVQLTTAGMEREKVAVMESLRDLLDPASILLKNDSPSRKLENLPEYVEPGLGTPPEEVEIEENGLRFLAPLAEGQKTGWFYDQRDNRRLIATMCRGKRVLDGFSYAGGFGVTAAACGAEAVTCLDASKTALEYAERNAELNGTAGRVETMRGDFFESLESLRQQDRKYDVIIVDPPAFMKSKKDIKKGEQAYLKANREAMKLLGPDGLVLSCSCSQHMSTDNLRRTLLRAANQRKLQSQILAQGHQASDHPIHPAMPETEYLKAYLLRLVK, encoded by the coding sequence ATGAAACAGCTCATCCTGAAACGCAACGAGGAAAAACGCCTCAAGATCGGCCACCTCTGGGTATTTTCCAACGAGGTGGACACGGCGCGCAGCCCGCTCAAGGAGTTCGCGCCGGGCGAACCCGCCCGGGTGGTGGACTCCCAGGGCCGCTTCATCGCGGCGGCCTACGTCAACCCGGGCTCGCTTATCTGCGCCCGCGTCACAGGCCGCAAACCGTCGCAAGTCCTGGGGCCGGATCTCATCCGCGAACGGCTGGGCCAAGCGCTGCACCTGCGCGAAACCCTGTTCGACGCGCCCTTCTACCGCCTCTGCTTCGCCGAGGCGGACTACCTGCCCGGCCTCATCGTGGACCGCCACGGCGATCACTTGGTGGTGCAGCTGACCACGGCGGGCATGGAGCGCGAGAAGGTCGCGGTGATGGAGAGCCTGCGGGATCTGCTGGACCCGGCCTCCATCCTGCTGAAAAACGATTCCCCCTCCCGCAAGCTGGAAAACCTGCCGGAATACGTGGAACCCGGCCTGGGCACGCCGCCCGAGGAAGTGGAGATAGAGGAAAACGGCCTGCGGTTCCTGGCCCCCCTGGCGGAAGGGCAAAAGACGGGCTGGTTCTACGACCAGCGCGACAACCGCCGCCTGATCGCCACCATGTGCCGGGGCAAGCGGGTGCTGGACGGCTTCTCCTACGCGGGCGGCTTCGGCGTCACCGCCGCGGCCTGCGGAGCGGAAGCCGTGACCTGCCTGGACGCCTCCAAAACAGCCCTGGAATACGCCGAACGCAACGCCGAACTGAACGGCACCGCCGGCCGGGTGGAAACCATGCGCGGCGATTTTTTCGAGTCCCTGGAGAGCCTGCGCCAGCAGGACCGCAAATACGACGTCATCATCGTGGACCCGCCCGCCTTCATGAAATCCAAAAAGGACATCAAGAAAGGCGAACAGGCCTACCTCAAGGCCAACCGCGAAGCCATGAAACTGCTCGGCCCGGACGGCCTGGTGCTGTCCTGCTCTTGCTCCCAGCACATGAGCACCGACAACCTCCGCCGCACCCTGCTGCGCGCCGCCAACCAACGCAAACTGCAATCCCAAATCCTGGCCCAGGGACACCAGGCCTCCGACCACCCCATCCACCCGGCCATGCCCGAAACCGAGTACCTGAAAGCGTACTTGTTAAGGCTGGTGAAGTAG
- the ychF gene encoding redox-regulated ATPase YchF, translating into MSLSIGIVGLPNVGKSTLFNALTKAQNAESANYAFCTIEPNKAVVPVPDSRLEKLAELAKPEKVINTTVEFWDIAGLVAGASKGEGLGNKFLANIRETSAVLHVVRCFEDDDVIHVHEKVDPVRDIQTIETELILADLGVVENRLERVRKQLKGDKKLASTVDACEKLAAHLGEGEPAASFPRDTEAARELLRELRLLTDKSVIYCCNVDEEALGEDNAHVAAVRELAERRGHGCIKVSAKVESELIELDDEEAAEFLHSYGAEESGLGQVIRSGYHTLGLISYFTAGPKEVRAWTVTRGTKAPQAAGVIHTDFERGFIRAEIVSFEQYVAHGSEAACKSAGVMRLEGKEYIVQDGDVIHFLFNV; encoded by the coding sequence ATGAGCCTATCCATCGGCATAGTGGGATTGCCCAACGTGGGCAAGTCCACCCTCTTCAACGCACTCACCAAGGCCCAGAACGCCGAGAGCGCCAACTACGCATTCTGCACCATCGAGCCCAACAAGGCCGTGGTGCCGGTGCCTGACTCCAGGCTGGAAAAGCTGGCCGAGCTGGCCAAGCCCGAGAAGGTCATCAACACCACCGTGGAGTTCTGGGACATCGCCGGTCTGGTGGCCGGCGCCAGCAAGGGCGAGGGCCTGGGCAACAAGTTCCTGGCCAACATTCGCGAGACCTCCGCCGTGCTCCACGTTGTCCGCTGTTTCGAGGACGACGACGTCATCCACGTCCATGAGAAGGTCGACCCCGTCCGCGACATCCAGACCATCGAGACCGAGCTCATCCTGGCCGACCTGGGCGTGGTGGAGAACCGCCTGGAGCGGGTGCGCAAGCAGCTCAAGGGCGACAAAAAGCTGGCTTCCACCGTGGACGCCTGCGAGAAGCTGGCCGCCCACCTGGGCGAGGGCGAGCCCGCCGCCTCCTTCCCCCGCGATACCGAGGCCGCCAGGGAGCTGCTGCGCGAGCTGCGCCTGCTTACGGACAAGTCGGTCATCTATTGCTGCAACGTGGACGAGGAGGCCCTGGGCGAGGACAACGCCCACGTGGCCGCCGTGCGCGAACTGGCCGAACGCCGGGGCCACGGCTGCATCAAGGTCTCCGCCAAGGTGGAAAGCGAGCTCATCGAGCTGGACGACGAGGAGGCCGCCGAGTTTCTGCACTCCTACGGCGCGGAGGAGTCCGGCCTGGGGCAGGTCATCCGCAGCGGCTACCACACCCTCGGCCTCATCTCCTATTTCACCGCCGGGCCCAAGGAAGTGCGCGCCTGGACCGTTACGCGCGGCACCAAGGCCCCCCAGGCAGCCGGGGTCATCCACACGGACTTCGAGCGCGGCTTCATCCGCGCCGAGATCGTCTCCTTCGAGCAGTACGTGGCCCACGGCTCCGAGGCCGCCTGCAAGTCCGCGGGCGTCATGCGCCTCGAGGGCAAGGAATACATCGTCCAGGACGGCGACGTCATCCACTTCCTCTTTAATGTGTAG
- a CDS encoding DUF169 domain-containing protein codes for MRSEMVEKLGMDLEPVAVRLMDEKPEDAKGFKPGKWGCVMFLLAGAARGNVGAFDRETYGCPGGGVGLAFGNRYVDFPGGEAGFCRYLSTGYAAWEEGKPILEGVLPHLKNEQADNFVHGERYKRDPELVRDFINSLPIQDVAAEYVVFQPLSQMGEDETAEVVVFLADMDQFAALNFLANYARPGLDAVRLPFAAGCQASVLLPLEEAKSENPRAVAGMTDISARVHLKRQLKRDVLSFAMPWSLFKEMEANVPGSFLERPNWSQLREMAGKG; via the coding sequence ATGCGCAGCGAGATGGTCGAGAAGCTGGGGATGGACCTGGAGCCGGTGGCGGTCCGGTTGATGGACGAGAAGCCGGAAGACGCCAAGGGGTTCAAGCCGGGCAAGTGGGGGTGCGTGATGTTTCTGCTGGCCGGAGCGGCCAGGGGGAACGTGGGCGCGTTCGACCGGGAGACCTACGGCTGCCCGGGCGGCGGTGTGGGGCTCGCTTTCGGCAACCGCTACGTTGACTTCCCAGGCGGCGAGGCGGGATTCTGCCGCTACCTGTCCACTGGCTACGCCGCCTGGGAGGAGGGCAAGCCCATCCTGGAGGGCGTGCTGCCGCACCTGAAGAACGAGCAGGCGGACAATTTTGTGCATGGCGAGCGGTATAAGCGCGACCCGGAGCTGGTGCGGGACTTCATCAACAGCCTGCCGATTCAGGATGTGGCGGCGGAGTACGTGGTTTTTCAGCCGCTCTCCCAAATGGGCGAGGACGAGACGGCCGAAGTGGTGGTTTTCCTGGCGGACATGGACCAGTTCGCGGCCCTGAATTTCCTGGCCAACTACGCCCGGCCGGGGCTGGACGCGGTGCGGCTGCCCTTCGCCGCGGGCTGCCAAGCCTCGGTGCTGCTGCCCCTGGAGGAAGCCAAAAGCGAGAACCCGCGCGCCGTGGCGGGCATGACGGACATCTCGGCGCGGGTGCACCTCAAGCGGCAGCTCAAGCGCGACGTGCTGAGCTTCGCCATGCCCTGGAGCCTGTTCAAGGAGATGGAGGCCAACGTGCCGGGCAGCTTCCTTGAACGCCCCAACTGGAGCCAGCTGCGGGAGATGGCCGGAAAGGGCTGA
- a CDS encoding RNA methyltransferase — translation MTSLDNLSLILVRPRFPENIGSVARACLNFGCPRLALVAPENFDQDKARPLATAHAAHILDAAEIHPDLESALAGVHTAVAATARTGGWRKGILPPGEAASEAAATMASGGGAALVLGPEDAGLSNGELMVCTHLTTIPTAMEGRSLNLAQAALLLLWECFQAARPASAAKEPGRLATVPEREALMRNIARSLRQLDVIKGGNDDYWLLPMRRFLTRFPLRRVEFDMLMGITRQVDWLAGRSGEK, via the coding sequence GTGACAAGCCTCGACAACCTTTCCCTCATCCTGGTCCGTCCCCGCTTTCCTGAGAACATCGGCTCGGTGGCCCGCGCCTGCCTCAACTTCGGCTGCCCCCGGCTGGCCTTGGTGGCCCCGGAGAATTTCGACCAGGACAAGGCCCGCCCCCTGGCCACGGCCCATGCCGCCCACATCCTCGACGCCGCCGAGATCCACCCCGATCTGGAGTCCGCCCTGGCCGGGGTCCACACGGCCGTGGCCGCCACCGCGCGAACCGGCGGATGGCGCAAGGGCATCCTGCCGCCGGGCGAGGCCGCCTCGGAAGCCGCAGCCACCATGGCCTCCGGCGGCGGGGCCGCCTTGGTGCTGGGGCCGGAGGACGCCGGGCTGAGCAACGGGGAACTGATGGTCTGCACCCACCTGACCACCATCCCCACCGCCATGGAGGGCCGCTCCCTGAACCTCGCCCAGGCCGCGCTGCTGCTGCTCTGGGAGTGCTTCCAGGCCGCCCGCCCTGCCTCCGCCGCCAAGGAGCCGGGACGGCTGGCCACCGTGCCGGAGCGGGAGGCCCTCATGCGCAACATCGCCCGCTCCCTGCGCCAGCTGGACGTCATCAAGGGCGGCAACGACGACTACTGGCTCTTGCCCATGCGCCGTTTCCTGACCCGTTTCCCCCTTCGCCGCGTGGAATTCGACATGCTCATGGGCATCACCCGGCAGGTGGACTGGCTTGCCGGGCGGAGCGGGGAAAAATAG
- a CDS encoding zinc dependent phospholipase C family protein gives MPKEITHWIAAEKLRGKLEGTPWARAIEANPSCLDLGAVAHDALYFLPATYPEKVKRVPHILAGHNGEDTYDVIRVLTGNIIEQGGGAENAHLCAWLAGLASHIHLDAAFHPLVFHHTGNYHHENTRDRSRAVQRHRAMETLMDIHLAGGLKEVMTYSLQGMLNSRLVALKRLFSECGFAEVGGVSRSQTVEAMTAAFKVYASVQGMSLKLFNAKMIYRLRRMLPRGLKELGALFYIPQMRKQLPRLEGEIPYLHPATGEEHAHSLNELLETAVDQTADLLLRLQPMVFEGSEFRLPERGPAMDGAPKDELRYFADNPLIEF, from the coding sequence GTGCCCAAAGAAATAACCCACTGGATAGCGGCCGAAAAGCTGCGCGGCAAGCTGGAAGGCACCCCCTGGGCCAGGGCCATCGAGGCCAACCCGAGCTGCCTGGACCTGGGCGCGGTGGCCCACGACGCCCTGTATTTCCTGCCCGCCACCTACCCCGAGAAAGTGAAGCGGGTGCCGCACATCCTGGCCGGACACAACGGCGAGGACACCTACGACGTCATCCGGGTTCTGACCGGCAACATCATCGAACAGGGCGGCGGCGCGGAGAACGCCCACCTGTGTGCCTGGCTGGCGGGTCTGGCCAGCCACATCCACCTGGACGCCGCCTTCCATCCCCTGGTCTTCCACCACACCGGCAACTACCACCACGAGAACACCCGCGATCGTTCCCGGGCGGTGCAGCGCCACCGGGCCATGGAAACGCTCATGGACATCCATCTGGCCGGAGGGCTGAAGGAGGTCATGACCTACTCCCTGCAGGGAATGCTCAACTCCAGGCTGGTGGCTCTCAAACGGCTTTTCTCCGAATGCGGTTTCGCCGAAGTGGGGGGCGTGTCGCGCAGCCAGACCGTCGAGGCCATGACCGCCGCCTTCAAGGTGTACGCCTCGGTGCAGGGCATGTCCCTGAAACTGTTCAACGCCAAGATGATCTACCGGCTGCGGAGGATGCTGCCGCGCGGGCTGAAGGAGCTGGGCGCCCTGTTCTACATCCCGCAGATGCGCAAGCAGCTGCCCAGGCTGGAAGGCGAGATACCCTACCTGCACCCGGCCACAGGGGAGGAGCACGCCCACAGCCTCAACGAGCTGTTGGAGACGGCTGTGGACCAGACCGCCGACCTGCTTCTCCGGCTGCAGCCCATGGTTTTCGAGGGCTCGGAATTCAGGCTCCCCGAGCGGGGTCCGGCCATGGACGGCGCGCCGAAGGACGAGTTGCGGTACTTTGCGGACAACCCGCTGATCGAGTTCTGA
- a CDS encoding response regulator, producing the protein MRFNVLVVEDDFVIRKFLSDMLEQTECSVHAASNADEARKWLTENGNSCDLVLMDVGLPGETGLELTKRIRNMEPPTRDLPIVAVTAYAMSGDREKCLEAEMDDYLAKPFTFDDLLGVLQRHLGDR; encoded by the coding sequence ATGCGCTTCAATGTACTGGTCGTCGAGGACGACTTCGTCATCCGCAAGTTTCTCAGTGACATGCTGGAGCAGACCGAGTGCTCGGTCCACGCGGCCTCCAACGCGGACGAGGCCAGGAAGTGGCTGACTGAAAACGGGAATTCGTGCGACCTTGTCCTCATGGACGTTGGGCTGCCGGGGGAGACAGGCCTGGAACTCACCAAGCGCATCCGCAACATGGAGCCCCCCACCCGCGACCTGCCCATCGTGGCCGTGACCGCCTACGCCATGTCCGGCGACCGGGAGAAATGCCTGGAAGCGGAAATGGACGACTACCTGGCCAAGCCCTTCACCTTCGACGACCTCCTCGGCGTTCTGCAGCGCCATCTAGGCGACCGCTAA